DNA sequence from the Oryza brachyantha chromosome 5, ObraRS2, whole genome shotgun sequence genome:
AAAATGACGGTATATCTTGATCTAATACATTATGCTATTTTCCATACTAGAAATTTGACTGTTGTACTGATGGTGTAATGCTGATATTTTCCAGCTTTCAGGCTTTTCTAACAGGATGCTCTGCTGGTGGGCTAGCCACTTTCATTCACTGTGATAATTTCCGTGCACTGCTACCAAGGGATTCTAGGGTTAAATGTCTTGCGGATGGTGGCTTTTTCCTTGATGTGTATGTCTCCAGATCACCTTTGCTTGTgccttgtgttttttttttttttggttttcatttgcatgcatgcatgaagtACTTGCTAGCTGTTAGACATTCTGTGTCAATCTAAGTATTTGCAGCTGCAGGCACAGAGAGtaactactactagtagaagGCCTCAAACATCTAAAACTATTTGCGCGTATGAACATTGAAAATCTTGGGCtgacatgtatatatagtgGAACTTGTCCAAagatatatgttattattctTACTCTGGTGTCTTGTTATAAAAACATCCCTGGACCAACCAGCAGTTGTGCATATGCATTTGTTCTGACTTTTCACATAAGTTTTGGGCTCCATCGTTTCGCAGTTGCAactacttataagccaaaatttgaattttagaacttaattttgaacttgattttgtggttttttttattatgttttcttttacaCATTTCACTTTTGAGTCGCCATGGACacgtttataaaagttttacctgcaaattatttttcgtttgcaaaaacgtgttttcgcttattcctccaaaaagcaaaacgatgggagcctttGTTTGCATTTCCTCTATGGCATCACCTAAGGTCACTGGTTCATTTCAAGTCATTAATTTAATCATCAGCAACAAACATGTTGCAAATATTCAATATCTCATCTTCCTTGAGGCATCAAACCTTTTGTGCCAATTTTCAAACCCCCCAAAAGCAGATAGATAATGGAAAATAGTACTGCACTACCTTCAGCTTCTATCTAGCTCATCATGTTGTTTTCTCCATTACAGAGAGGACATTTCCAGGAAAAGGACCTTGCGGGCATTCTACAGTGATGTTGTCCGTCTTCAGGTctctttccttccttcctccctcctccaaAGTTATCCATTTCCAATATTCAAATGTCTTTGTCGAATGTTGTTTTTCAGGATCTGGggggaaaattttcacattgCAGTCAAAACATGGATCTTGGCCAGGTTAGTCGCTAATTTCCTGGCAATGCAATCATTTGGCATGCATTTACATCAGTAATCTTGCAATCCCTGATCTTATGTCATGCTAAAACCCTGGCCCTTAACTTTTTGTTCCAGTGTTTCTTTCCTAGTGAAGTTGTAAAGGATATCATCACCCCAGTATTTGTTCTTAATACAGCATATGATGCCTGGCAGGTATCTTCAGCTCTGCCACTAGAGTTTTCCAGtgtaatgttaaaaatattggcACCAAATATTCTTAAAATTTCCCATGTCAGGTGCAACATGTGTTGGCTCCAGAAGCATCTGATCCACAACATTCATGGCTAGAATGCAAGCTGGATATCAGAAAGTGTGATTCTGATCAACTTGAAATTCTCCAAGGTTGAGTCACCTTGAATCTTAAATAATTACCTTATCTGGCTTTCAGGATTTGTAGTAATGTTTTGCTATGCCAAACTAATTGTGCAGGTTTAAGGAAAGAATTGCATGATGCTATAAGCGAACTTAAGCACAAAAGGAACTGGGGATTTTTTATTGACTCATGCTTTGTACACTGTCAGTCATTGAACTCGTTGACCTGGCATTCTCCATCTTCTCCTAGAGTCAACAACAAGGTAATGCTTTCATCCCCTAAAGAGaacaaaaaagggaaaaaaaatgtgttctgTGGAAGGAACATTGTGTCATGCCAAATCGACAGTTAATAGGTTAACCTGTGTTGACAGCTATCCTTCGCAAATTTATGGTGACCGTCAGCTGACTTAATACTTATTTTGCAATGATGATGTTCTTGATATTATTGAAGGGTCTAAACCATTCGATATATAAAAAAGGGTAGCATGCGAATCACAAGATAAGAGGGACTCCATAAATAGTTTTTCAAGGACTCCTGAAGCAGTCAGCCGTGCTACTGCTGTACACGAGTACATCGTCTAAGCCCCATAAAGAATATTTAATGTAACCTCATAGGGCATCCTTCATCTGTTGTAGATTGCATGTATTCATTACGCACTACCTTAGATTTGTTTAATTGCCTGCATGTAATACTTACTGAACTAACTATGAACATGAAGATGCCAGTATTTCCCAAATCTTGGTTTTCTTCAATATTATGCTAGTGGTCTAACGCTAAATCTGCAAACAGACCATTGCAGATGCGGTTGGAGATTGGTTCTTTGACAGGAGAGAGGTGAAAGAAATAGATTGTGAATATCCCTGCAATCCAACTTGCCACAACTTGGTTTTTTCCAGGCCTTTCAAGGGACGATGAAGTTCTAAACAGGTTTCTCCTTTTGCCATGATATTGTAAAACCAggaaattatatatgaatcaTCAGTCATCATGTAATCTTCAGACTTGTTCGGGTTTTTGGCACCCAACATCATACCTTACTCTAGAAGCGAACTGTGAGATAGTTAGACTGCCTGAGTTTGGGCGCAATTATGTAAGCATGGAATTACAGTGTATTTGAAAGCAGAATCCTATGTACTGTACAACttgttttctataaaaaaatgaagtgtATTCTTATACTGTTATGGAATTTCTTAAGCATATATGGTCAATCTACCATACCATAATGTGCATCCTGAACCATCAAACAGCTAAGATCTTCCAACTTTTCGCTCCGACTAATGCTATAATTTCTAGTTCCCGAAAGCAAAaaggttgttttcttttaattttttttaaagtaatcatatataaatgagaATTGCATGAATGTGCCTGGTGcggaaaattgtgaaaccaggGCCCTATCAAAATATGGATGTTCGACAGGGCACCGATCGAATGCCCGAGCATCGATGGGACCCATTCGACAAGGCCCACACCTGCCATGAGTAAGAGGCATATCATACCTTCCATCCTTGTTCTAATAATATATGACATACTATGGTTGAGTAGATGCATGATGTGCCATTTATGTTACAGCTGCAATTTAACTGACAAAGATGTGTCGTATGAGACAGATGGGCATCTACTAACCTGTCATTATCTGTTAAGCAGTGGGATTACTGATCGTTTCCATTACAGGGACGGCCACGCACCCTGAGAAAGAGAAGCAAGCTACGAAAACGAAAGCAGCCAGCCAAGAGTCGTCGTCGACGATGATGCCGCGTTAGGTTCGCTCCTCACCAGttgttttctctctttctttccctCCATTTCTGGCCCAGCCAGCATGAGCACCattaatacaatttttttttccttttcgaAGGAAAATCTGCTCAATACTTAGATTGAACATGGCATCTCTTTTCagcaaagagagaaaaaaaaaagggacatTATTCATCGCTGATAATGGTATGTGCCTCCCTGTAGACAGTAGACATGTCACTGCTCTCCAGGAGCAAAACGACACAAGCATTGCCTCCTAGTAGTAATTCAGCATCTATCTGGACCCACTGAGAGCACAAGTAAAACTGCCATTTGAGCAAAGTGATGAGCCATCAGAGATTAATTAATGGCACCTAGAAATTAGTTAGTTTCTGTCACATGATGAGGTGTGGCTCCTGGATATTTTGTTGCCTGTGTGATCATATGGACTAAAGAATGGCCAAGCTTCACAAATATCTACCCGTGTGATCGTCACACgcatgcttaaaccaagtcaAATCACCAAACCTGACGTGGAATTGCATCCATGACTTGGAAAGTTTCCACGCTGTGTTGTGTCCTGGTCAAACCAAATACCATTCTACAGTTGCACTTGGCATTGTCGCTCATTGTCATCTCTTAGTCCTAAAACTCTGCATAACAACAAAGCTTTTACCAAGAATTTCTTGTTATCTCCATGAATTCCATTGAATCCTAACCCGGTCCACACGGCAGGCTGTTGATCAGAGTCGGTGAAATGTTGTGATTTGGTgataaaaatttcttgaacAGGATGAGCATCTTTCAGGAAAGCTTCCGACAACTATACGTACTGGGATCTCCACATCACTGCAGGTAATAGTATGAGAACAAAGCAACACCGCAAGAAAAGGTAGTAGATCGCAAGGACAACCAGGGCAGTGCAGCTACAGCTACAGGCAACAACAGGCCATCACCTTCATTGTTTCAGCCTGAATGAAACCATCTGATGCTGATGCCATCACGGACGGAAGCCATTACTAGCAGTAATCCGACTGTAACAGCCGGACGGCGATGGACAGTGCCACTGACAGAGACAGTGACACGCCACCACAGTTGAAAGAGCCGGTACATACTACATACAATGTCACAcagacagcagcagcagcaattcATGGCGATCCATGGACCACCCTGCTGGTTGCAGCATCACCAGGACATGAACTCACACCATTATAACACGAGACAAGGGCCAAAAATGGGCATGATTCATCACACAGAGGAGGGGGGCAGGCGGCGCAGAGCTCACATGCCATGGCAGGCTAACTTTAGAGGCGATGAACCCCAACCAGTTTCACATCTCTGCATCCTTCACCACACAAGCACTGTGTGATAGATGATGAATAGCTCTCTCTGGTCTTTCAGAGCTCCTATGGCAATATGCTAAGCTTAACCTGGCAAGCCGAAAAAATAGGGTGGACACACAGACAATGGGGACTGGAGGGCTCTACTTATTTAGTCCCTATCTATTAACTTTCCATGGATCACCCAGAAAGTTGCTCCAAAACAGCCATTTGGATTTCATCTGGGTTCCGGAGTCCAATGGATGTTTTTCAGTGATTGTCCGTGCGTTTCTGCTTTATAGATCGTGCTCAGGCTTGTCCAGGGTAGCGCTGTCACTGTCCGCCATGCGGCTCGAGCCACGGCCAAGCTTGGAGAAGGAGCCCATGGCCGAAGATAGCCCTttgaagctgctgctgccctcACTGAGGTTGTGAGATCGCCGAGACCGCCTCCGGGTGAGCTGCGGGGATGCTGGCTTGTCAGGATCACAAGCAGACTTTGTTTGGGCCACCACCAGCCGTGAGATGCTGCCACGGCAGAATGGGCAGGCTGGTGATGGCGGTGTCAGGGTCGTCGGGTTGGGTTTGTTGTGACAGCACAGTGCCAGCGTGCACGGTGCGCACATTTGATGCCCACAATCTTGCACCTCAATGGTGCAAGCCTGGTCGAAGCAGATGCAGCAGAGCTCCGTGTCGCTCACCTGCGCCCAAATGATCAATACAGCCATTCAGTCACCAGACAAATGCACCCAAAACCAAATTATCCTATGTGTTTATGGGAGCCCAATCTGACAGATAGCATGGAAATTGTTCAGCACTCAAAATACCTCCGAGCATGCATCGTCATCAGCACTGTCATCATAAGGTGAAGGGGATGGAAGGGAGTACTTTGTGCCATTCAAGAttttcttctccctctccctgtTGGCTTCCATCAGAGCTGCTTCCAGGAGAGCCTTAGCTTCTGGGTCAAGCTCACTGATGAACTTAAGTGGAGATGGCCACACCATAGGCTCTGCTGATGAAGGGTTTAGCAAAGCTGCACATGCTCCATGGTTGCGCTTTAGTGCAACGGAATAGGGAATTCTCCTGGGGAAACAAAACCATTAAAATTTCAGTGGTAGAATACAGTCAATTCAGCCAAAGGACAAATGAAGTTTGAGAAGAACAGCAAAATTCCTGTGATTTGCAGGACGAGAATTCAGCAAATGGTGAGTTGAGTTCACTTCATAACTAGAGTGAGTTCTACTGCCCAAGGACTACAGGGATTCTATTAAACACCTAAAAACAACACCTGCACAGGAACTAACAACTAAACTTGAAGCACATCAATGTTTACAAATTTTCCTGCCATATACCCTGAGACAAAAACTGCAGGGTAGAGATCTAGTTCTCACCCAGCCGAATCCCTTTGGAGCCGATCAGCTCCCCAGGCAAGCAGCTTCCTGATGCAATCCAAGTTCCCGCTACGAGCAGCCAAATGCAGCGACGTGCTTCCAGGGAAGCTGCATCATCAACAGCACATGAATCAGCGATTGAACGGGTGAGGAACCAACGGAGCTGAACTAGAAGACCAAATGTCTGATATGCCACCAAAATTTGTGGCATAAGAGCAATTTTCTCCCAGGCATTTGGGATGCCAAGATCAGCAGCATTACCCATATGATCCGGTCAGAGCCGACACAATGGCGCCGTTCTCCAGCAACACCTGCACACACCCCGGTCGCCCCTGCCTGGCTGCGAGATGCAGCGGCGTGGCGCCGTGGTCGTCCCTGACGTTGACGAACCGGGCGAAACCCCTGCCAGGCTTCGACAGCAGCAAGTGAGCAGACGACGACAAGAGACAATCCAGAGCTGGCACCGGCCACACGACAGGGTCTCACCATGAGTCGGCCACCGGCGTGGTCTGCGCGGCGGAGAGGATGGCCTGCAGGCAGTCGACGTGGCCGTAGTAGGCCGCGTGGTGGAGGCAGGTCCTCGCGTGCACCGAGTCGAACATCAAGATCTGGTGCGAGATCGTTGAGGTCAGTTATATTTTTCAAGCAGAATTACACTGCTACGGCTTACTAATTTTGCAGTTGTGCTCACATTTGCGCCGGCCTGGAGGAGCTTGAGCACGCAGTCGATCTTGCCGTGCATGGCCGCGAGCATCAGCGGCGTCTGCAGCAGTAGAGCAAGCAaggtgagagaaaaaaaaaagacgagattttgattttcttttgaaatgaaaagaCGAGATTTTTAAGCAGATAGTAGTCGGAAGAAACACCAACAAGCCgcaaaaaaggaagaaatttTGGTGGGATCTCTCACCTGCTTTTGGCGATTCACCGCGTCCGGTGGCGCCCCGCGATCCAAGAACATGGAGAGCACctggaagagaagagaagagaagagaagggggGGTGAGGCAAGCAAGGAGGGATCGATGGcggtggagaagaagaagaagcagcagcagcagtggcaGTGACCTCGATGCGGccattggcggcggcgatgtggAGGACGGAGAGGCGGTCGTAgagggtggcgcggcgggcgagggaggggtcggcggcgaggagggcggcgagggagTCGAGGTCGCCGAGCTGCGCGGCGCGGAAGAAGTCGTGCTCGTCGCCGGTGCGGGCGCAGCTGACCCCGTGACCCATGGCCGCACCGCACCTCCCCTCCTCCagcacccgccgccggcgaagtgGGTGGAGGTGGGCGCTCCGCTCCGTCAACACAGTGGGAATGGGGAAAGAAACGAGCTCAACGCCTCTTTattcacccctctctctctctctctctctcctccttccttctttttttttttgggaaaagaaagaaactttCAAAACCGATGGAAATATCTTcgaattatttatttgttttgagtCTTTCGCTGCTGAAATTCATTCCATTCCTCGTAACTGCTACCGCTAATTTGTGGTCTCTTTTTAAGTCATTTTACACAGTTCGGCCTCCTTTGGAACAACTAATTTGTGAAGAAAGTTTTGCatgattcaaattttttgtgacttttttctatttggttcTTTGAAACAAGTAATTGAAGCTTTCCAAATCAGGTGGGATTCCTAACAAATGGCTAAAATGCATTTAGATTTTAGAGGAAATTTAGCAAGAGCATCAATCTCTTGGAAATTTCATGAATCTACCTCTCTTATCAGTGTTTGGTAATTCTACCTTTTACACCTGCattcttataaatttttttattcttctattttttttaaacttactTTTCAAATAAGCCCTTGATTTACACAGAAATCTTAATAAAGTATATCTCTTTTGAAATAATAGACGGACTGTATCGATAGAAAAAGTACTCAAGTATCAGAGAAACATGATCCTCTACAATAGTATATAGCTACTGCAGAAACCTACGATACCGTGTATTTGAAATATCCCGTTACCGATAGATTAAAACGGAAGGTTAAAATTTCATCGCTACAGTTATCCTTACATATTTATTACTCCTCTGCAGTACTGAGTACTGCAGAAAGAACCTAATTACCTAACCCATTTCTGAAAGGGTctacattttctttctttttttaaagggGTCTACATTTTCTTTGATTCCTTTTCACAAGTCTCTCGGAGAATAGAATTGATTTACTGTCTTTTCCTTTCAGAAGTCTCCTCTGTGCTTCTTTCGGCCAGTGATCTGATGCTCTGTTCGTCTAAACCGCAGGTGAgatttagattagattagattaggtGGTAATGCTGGTACTGGATCAGTAAACGCCAACCTTTGCTCTGGTTATCGTGGACCCTTCTTTCCCTTCTTCAAAGGCAAGTCTATAAAAACATCTGTAGCTAGCctctcttgttttcttttgccaatgcactgcactgcactgaaTAATTCGGGTGGATTGGCTATTGCTGATTAATAGGGCTCATTTTTGTCAATTATTTATAGTGGCTAAAGTTATAGTTTTCTGATAAAAATCAAATGCAGGTTGTTCTTTTGCGAATCATTTACATGTAGTTTCTGTAGATTGATAGCTTTGTTAAAACAACGACAGTTTTGATGAGATGTAAGGCGTGTTTAGCAAAAATTTGACCAGCAATAAACCAAACACGCTCTAGTCCATTACCTATGCAACCctactaaattttagtaattcCGAAACTTTCCACTGTCAAGACTCATTCAAATTTGTCACCAACGTCCCAAACCAAACACCGCTAACCTTACTCATCTTACActactaaaatttggtattatCAAAGTTTGGTTAGTTTTTCATTAACCAAACAAAGCACACACGTAGTACTCTTAATCAAACCTAGCTGAGAGATTTGAAATCTGATAGGGTCCTTCATGGATTGGTTAATCAACAAAATACActcaaaactgaaaaagaaaagtgaGGAGTCATGATTTTTGGGGATGAGTCGGCATGTATGATTGATGAAGGCAATCatggttctttttttctttcttttttttcattgtggtGGAAATGGTTTTATTGGACGTATTATTTAGTGTGGTCACAAATCAAATTATTGCGAACTCGTAAGGAGACGTGTGTGCACAAGAAAGGCAGAGCAGATTGTAAACGTAGGACCCATCACTCCATGCATGCGTGGTACCATACTACCAATATTAGCCATGCAAAGCTCTCTTTCATTTGGccttaaaataattaacttgATCATGCAATTTAGTTAACTTAATTTGTAGTatgtaatctttttttttaccttttcttcCCCAAATGGTGGTTGGTGAAAGTTTGAAGGAGAATGATTCCCTCCATTTCCAGGGCGACATCTTGCAAGCAATGTGGCTCAAAGAAGGGAgcacttttgtttttttatttgtaacaaaaataaaaggtctTTTTTTGGTAGTCTAGTGTCggtgtttctttctttccggCAATTGTTTTATTCTGTTGGACCTGAATTATTGAAATGAGTTATTAGTTGTCGAGAAAAGTGTAGCAAAAGCAATATTGCAACGAAATGCTGGTGAGGACATTAAGTAATTATAGCCTTATTTATAGCTATAAACCGAGAGGGTGATCATGTGGTATTTTGAGGGTGGAAAAataaacggcatatttgcaaatgaaaaataacttatgaataaaatattcataaaatatatgtgttatatGACGATTTAAAAtcctatgataaaaaataaattacaataaaaaaacttaaaataaattatccatctaaaattaaagatttaatttttagcttataagcatatgcgTGGAGCGAAAAAGATAAGGGTGTGATCGTTTAATCATCAATCACCCCATACATTGCATTGAGGTGAGCAATGCATGGATATGACCAGAAGTTTTTGAAGAATTTTTAGTAGTATGAATATTAGCTGTAAAGGCTCACAGCTCGTACTATACGAGAAAAAAGAGTTTTGAGAAGAAGGcatttgattgattgatcgatcATTTGATGTGATCCTTACTCTCGTTCTgttgtgttttgttttctccAGCATCATGTCCGATATACGCAGCGTTGTCCCATCACAGATTCGAAATAGCTAGGGCTCTTTTACTACTGGAGATCCACGGTTTTGGCAATGGTAAAATTGTAATCTTTGGCAGGAAAAGGtttcgtttttttctcttgctaCGATTAGTAGGAGCAGTTATTGTCAGCTGGGCGTAAGGTTTGCAATTTGCAATTCAAAAGGAACAGGATTAGATCACGCTTAACCAAACCATATGCTGATGACAGTGATAACCAGAGAAGCACGtgataagatattttttagctCCTCAAACCAACAAATGAGCTCCATTTTCGTCGCGAGGGTCTGTTAGGtttggacaaaatttaacccatacaaataaaagcaaatgaatataaatgttaatctctaaggagtttttttttaaagagatTTGAACGAATTACATATAAGGTGTTTAGAAAATATTGCTCTagcacaaacaaacaaacccacatatttttcctatatttctCTCTATAATTAGTAAGACCATTCTACTATTCAAATTGCACTTACAgtatcctctatttttctcttctaaGATGAAGAAACCCTAAATCAtgtgttaacttttttttaaaactctaTCTAGAATAGGATTACACACATACACCACATCCTACTAGCATCCATAGAATATCATGTGCTCGATTAAATTGCACTAGTTAATTTCGAAGAGGCCCTACTGATTTGTCAGTTTGCATCCAAAGATGATGGGCAGAGAAGAGAGATCGATCTCCCGTGGGCAGGCAGGAGCAGAGCATGTATTGTCGAGCTAAGCACATGTCATGTACACAACCATTTCTCATTTCTTAttactataaatattataatactgTGCTGGCATGTACACAACCAGTTCAGCAGGTTAATtaggattaattaattagagaaTGGGTACAGTACACATCACTACTGTGGCATGTACCTGGACAGATGAACCACTGGGCCCATAAGGAGGAGGCTAGGATCATCTCACCTGCCTTAGCTACTTGCTTGATGCTGCACATGCTATGTTACATGATCCTACTTGGAGAGCCAGGTTAGTTACTGACACCATCTTAATTAGCACTAGTTTTTAGCTGATGGATGCATGGTCCAAATGATTCAGTAGTACTATGGTCAGATGataagcatatatattttcttattaacCCAAGTACCCAACCCAACCGAAATTTCTTACTATTGATCAGTTGCGCCGTTAAAGTTAGCTTCTTTTTAACTACTCAAATGGATCAACCTTAGCTTAACATGCTGACGAGATCGAGTCTCCATGACCGTGCATGATAAATGAGATCATGATTAAGTTGGCATCAAATTAACTGCAGAGATTGGCTATGTGCATCGCTGCATCCTATAGCCTATAGGGCGCTTCTGCAAATGCCAACgaagactattttttttcttttttttttcccaaacgTGTGTTTTCCGAACTGTTTAACGTTGTAttttctaataattatataaaaattgcttgaaaattaaattaatatatatcaaatttacaatagttaatacttaattaatcatatgttaatgaTTTTCCTTGTTTTACGTGCACTTATTACCCAACGTGCAATCGCCGCCTGTGAATGGACCTATAGCTACGCCGAAAATGTTCTCACAATAATTGCATTATCTTGGTGTAAATGATTGATGCAACAAAACTTCgatcatatacaaaatattaactACAGATAGATGCATTCATCAAGCTCCTTGTGAGCGAGGGAGCGTACTAATGTCAATTAGTAGAACACTATTGTACCAATTGGGCCACCGTGTTTGGGTTAGAGTGGACCTAAGCTTGCATCTAGTGTGGTCTCTGCTGATAAAGAATCAGTTCCAATCACTAGTTTTTGTCACTGTGGCCCCCCATCTCTTGCACTGATTCGACTGATCGATCATCACAAATATACTATATGGCACGTTTTATctcaatcatattaatttcGATTTGGAACCGATCGATTGTTTGACTATAGATTAGTAAAATTAAGCACAAGTGTGTGCTAGCTAGGAGGTGTATCTGAGATGGTGTAAGTGTGGTGTTACGTGTGAAGTGGTGCATTTGAGAGCATTACGTCTAAcctttagttataaaaatagaacgaagtgattaaaataatttatgagtaaaaatttaaaaatttcctGTACATACTATTCATTGTTTAAAATCCaaggttaaaaatatgttaaaacaaataaaatcgtacatcacctctaaattaatttttagaatttaaattttggttgttGACAATAAGTCAACAAGAAAACGATGAGAGGACCTATAAAATTAGTACCGGTTTCATGGTTTTCTATGCAAATTAGGGTTGGTCAAAGATGGTCTCAAAACTGAAGCAGAGATTATCTAGAGGAAATATAGCCCATCAACCCCAATGGTATATATGGTGTCAGCAGTTGAGGAAATTAACCATTTAATTTGCACACTAGaatttgcttctgcttatttatgaaaaaggaAACTAAAGTCAGAGGAAAATATCTTGGTCAGTACGCGTGGCATGCATAATGCTGATGGATGTTTCATCAGCAAATTAAGACACTCACAATCAAACAAACCTTTTGGTAATGTATAATCAATGCCTTCATTTCCAAGTGCTTTTAGTTAGCAAATGTTTCGCTGTCAGATTGATGGTGATGCCATCAGCTGCATGAGAGACTGACACGTCCATTGACGAACAGACAACTTGGTTGTTACTAATGTTAATGTTGTTCTCTTCACAAGGACATGTGAATCGAATCCAATGGAGCGTAATTATGGTGGATCGACTAGATCTGCCTGTAAATTATCAGTTATTACTCACTAATTGGTGTGTTAGTTTGGAGATGCTAAAGCTGAAAGCTTTGGTACTGAAGGCATTGGCTTACCAAACAATGGTAGGTTTGGATGCTGACATCTCTGAAACAGgaattgtgtgtttttttaacatttgtgaaaaatatgaaatctATAAGAGCTCCTTTGGAGCatatgaatattttatttttatgggaAATAGTTtaattctctaaaaaaattcgtgaAGTTCTCTTTCAAACGAGTAGACCCTAAGGGTATATTCGTTTTTGAGGAAACATACATGATTTGGATTACTAAGTAATAATTCCTATAAGTGTCATTCGGTTTGTAGTAATGAAGTATAGGAAAACCAAAGAAAAGTTTCCTTTCCTACAAGTTATAGAGgagaaaacaattaa
Encoded proteins:
- the LOC102711703 gene encoding pectin acetylesterase 5-like, with amino-acid sequence MASPATSSASAPASHQLRLWWRRRGRGGAVGATFSVALLAAALLLALSYYASSPPTASSSALVGLTLVRRAKEKGAVCLDGSPSGYHLQRGSGTGSRSWLLHLEGGGWCRNLRSCASRQKSVLGSSRYMEHQIEFAGILSNDRFQNPDFYNWNRVKIRYCDGASFSGDVKDELQNGTKFFFRGQRIWEAVMGELLLKGLSHAKQAFLTGCSAGGLATFIHCDNFRALLPRDSRVKCLADGGFFLDVEDISRKRTLRAFYSDVVRLQDLGGKFSHCSQNMDLGQCFFPSEVVKDIITPVFVLNTAYDAWQVQHVLAPEASDPQHSWLECKLDIRKCDSDQLEILQGLRKELHDAISELKHKRNWGFFIDSCFVHCQSLNSLTWHSPSSPRVNNKTIADAVGDWFFDRREVKEIDCEYPCNPTCHNLVFSRPFKGR
- the LOC102716869 gene encoding E3 ubiquitin-protein ligase XB3; translated protein: MGHGVSCARTGDEHDFFRAAQLGDLDSLAALLAADPSLARRATLYDRLSVLHIAAANGRIEVLSMFLDRGAPPDAVNRQKQTPLMLAAMHGKIDCVLKLLQAGANILMFDSVHARTCLHHAAYYGHVDCLQAILSAAQTTPVADSWGFARFVNVRDDHGATPLHLAARQGRPGCVQVLLENGAIVSALTGSYGFPGSTSLHLAARSGNLDCIRKLLAWGADRLQRDSAGRIPYSVALKRNHGACAALLNPSSAEPMVWPSPLKFISELDPEAKALLEAALMEANREREKKILNGTKYSLPSPSPYDDSADDDACSEVSDTELCCICFDQACTIEVQDCGHQMCAPCTLALCCHNKPNPTTLTPPSPACPFCRGSISRLVVAQTKSACDPDKPASPQLTRRRSRRSHNLSEGSSSFKGLSSAMGSFSKLGRGSSRMADSDSATLDKPEHDL